The following is a genomic window from Sedimenticola thiotaurini.
GGGGGAGGCGATGATCAAATCCCCTTATGAAGTGGAGGTGAATGGCCAGACCCTCACCACCCGGAACATTATCGTGGCCACCGGGGCACGTCCCTTTGTGCCGCCGATCCCCGGCCTGGACCAGATACCCTACCTGACTTCTGACGATCTGTGGACATTGCGTGATCTGCCCAAGCGGCTGCTGGTGTTGGGGGGTGGTCCGATCGGTTGCGAACTGGCCCAGTGCTTTGCCCGTTTCGGTTCCCAAGTGACCATCGTAGAGATGGCCCCCCGCCTGATGATCCGGGAGGATGAGGATGTGGCGGAACTGGTGACGACCCGCTTCAGGGATGAGGGGATCGAAATCCTGGCCGGTCATACCGCCAAATCATTTGAAGTGGTGGACGGGGAGAAGCACCTCAAGGCGGAGTACCAGGGCAGCACGGTCTCCATCCCCTTCGATCAGGTGCTGGTGGCGGTTGGCCGGGCTGCCAACACCAGCGGGTTCGGCCTGGAGGAGCTGGGGGTGCGCATCAGCGAGAGGCGTACCGTGGAGGCGAACGAGTTTTTACAGACCAATTTTCCCAATATCTATGTCTGCGGTGATGTGACCGGCCCGTACCAGTTCACCCACACTGCCGCCCACCAGGCGTGGTACGCCGCGGTCAATGCCCTGTTCGGCAGTTTCCGCAGATTCAAGGTGGACTACTCGGTGATCCCCTTCGCCACCTTCACCGACCCGGAAGTAGGGCGGGTCGGGCTGAACGAGATGGAGGCGAAAGCGCGGGGGGTGGCTTACGAGGTGACCAGCTACGGCCTGGATGATCTGGACCGGGCTATTGCGGATGGGGAGGCCTACGGCTTTGTCAAAGTGCTGACTGTCCCCGGCAAGGACAAGATTCTGGGGGCAACCATCGTCGGTGAGCATGCAGGTGATCTGATTGCTGAATTTGTCACCGCCATGCGCCACGGACTCGGCCTGAACAAGATTCTTGGTACTATCCATATCTATCCCACCTGGAGTGAAGCCAACAAGTTTGCCGCCGGAAACTGGAAACGGGCCCATGCGCCGGAGAAACTGCTGCAGTGGGTGGAGCGTTACCATGCCTGGCGTCGTGGTGGCTGAGAGGATGGGCGATGAGAAAAAACAAAAGGGCTGGCAGTTTCCTGCCAACCCTTTGTTTTCTCACGAATTTGGTACTCCGTAGGGGACTCGAACCCCTGTTGCCGCCGTGAGAGGGCGGAGTCCTAGGCCACTAGACGAACGGAGCAGTGCGCTCAGGCGAGGCGTATTATACCCACAGTTTGTTTGTACTCAAGTCGTAATGGCCATTTTTTTTAGTTGTCCGATTCTGTACACTCTGGGCGCCGCATTCTTTTAGAAGTTGATTAAGGAACTTTAAAATAGCTACGCCCCATATCATTCCCCGCCCTGAACACAACATCTCCAGGGCCAATATCAGTGAACATGCCACCAAGGTGCTGTACCGCCTCAAGGCGGCAGGCTACCAATCCTATCTGGTGGGTGGCGGTGTGCGCGACCTGTTGCTGGGTCGGGAACCGAAGGATTTTGATGTGGCCACGGACGCCACCCCGGAGCAGGTCAAAGAGGTGTTCCGTAACTGCCGGCTGATCGGTCGCCGGTTCCGGCTCGCCCATGTCCACTTCGGACGGGAGATCATCGAAGTCGCCACCTTCAGAAGTATGCAGGATGCCTCCGAACCGGGCGACCGGGAGACTGAGAACGGCATGCTGGTGCGGGACAATATCTACGGCACCATCGAAGAGGATGCCCTGCGCCGCGATTTCACCATCAACGCCCTCTATTACAATATCGAGGACTTTTCCGTGGTGGATTACGCCGGTGGTATCGAGGACCTGCGGTCCGGTGTCCTGCGCCTGTTGGGGGATCCCGTCACCCGTTATCGGGAAGATCCGGTACGCATGCTCAGGGCGGTCCGTTTCGCCGCCAAACTGGGATTTATGATCAATCCGGCCTGCGAAAAGCCCCTGTTTGAAATGGGTGGTCTGTTACAGAGCGTACCGGCCGCGCGCCTGTTCGAAGAGGTGCTCAAGCTCTTCATGGCGGGTGTGGCGCTGCACAGTTTCGAGAAGCTGCGTCACTACGGTCTGTTTGCTGAACTGTTCCCGGAAACCGAGCGCTGCCTGAGCCATGAAGACCATGAATTCCCCATTACCTTTGTGACCCGGGGGATGCAGAATACCGATGCCAGGATTCGTGAGGGCAAACCGGTCACACCGGCCTTCCTGTTTGCAGTACTGCTGTGGGAACCGGTTCGGCAGCTGTTTGAACGTCTCCGGGCGGCTGGCGAATCGCCCCTGTCTGCCATGCAACAGGCGGGCAGTGATGTGCTGATGGATCAACTGCAGCGGGTCTCCATCCCCAAGCGGTTCAGCATTCCGATGCGCGAGATCTGGAATCTACAGCACCGTTTCGAACAGCGGGCCGGAAAACGTCCCTATCGGCTGATGACCCATCCCCGTTTCCGCGCTGCCTATGATTTCCTGTTGTTGCGGGCGGAAGCCGGCGAGGTGGATCAGGAACTGGCTGACTGGTGGACCGAGTTTCAGGAGCGTGATGAAGAACAGCGTAACCAGATGGTCCGCCAGGCCAACAGCAGTAGTGACAAACCCCGTAAACGCCGGCGGCGTCGTAAACGTCCCGCCAAACCAGCTGATCAGGGCTAGTCGGACTTGCGATGCAGACAGCCGGGGACGAAACGGTGATCACCGTCTACATCGGTCTGGGCAGCAATCTGGCCGAACCGGCGATGCAGGTCCGGCGGGCTTGCGAGGCGCTCGGACAGTTGCCGGAGAGCCGCCTGCTGGCCTGTTCCAGTCTCTACAGCAGCCCGCCCATGGGTCCGCCTGATCAGCCGGACTATATCAACGCGGTGGCAGCCCTTGAGACCACCCTGTCCCCCCACGACCTGCTGGCTGAACTCCAGGCGATTGAGCAGGCCCAGGGGCGTGTCCGGGAAAGACGCTGGGGCGCCCGTACACTGGATCTGGATCTGTTGCTCTACGGTGACCGACAGATTGATGATCAACAACTCACCGTACCCCACGTCGGTCTGCCGGAGCGGGCATTCGTCCTTTACCCGCTGCAGGAGATCGCTCCCACGCTGGTGATACCGGGGCAGGGACCACTGGCTGATCTGGTGACCAGGTGCCCGGAGAATGGCCTGCAGCGCTATGAGTGAATTTGATCCGACCCCGCCCGGTTATATCGTCGTGGAGGGTCCAGTAGGCGTGGGTAAAACCAGCCTGGTGAAGCGGCTGGCGCAAAGCTTTTCCGCCCACAGTCTGCTGGAGGAGGCGGAACAGAATCCGTTTCTGGAGCGTTTTTACCGGGACGGTCGGCAGGCCGCCTTTCCCACCCAGCTGTTTTTCCTTTTTCAGCGCAGTCGGCAACTGGCGGAGTTGCGCCAGAAGGATCTGTTTCAGCGTACCCTGGTGGCGGATTATATGTTGGAAAAGGATCGGCTGTTTGCCAAAATCAACCTGGATGAGCATGAACTGGATCTGTACGAGCAGGTCTACCAGCGGCTCTCCATGGAGGCGCCGGTGCCGGACCTGGTGGTCTATCTGCAGGCGCCGGTTGACGTACTGCTGGGGCGCATTCAGAAACGGGGACGCTATCAGGAACGCACTATTGAAGCCGATTATCTGCAACGATTGAGCAGTGCCTACACCGATTTCTTCTACCATTACGAGAAATCGCCCCTGCTGATCGTCAACGCCAGCGAGATCAATCCCATCGACCGGGAGAGTGACTATCAACTGTTGCTGGAACGGATCTGTGAAGTAGAGAATGGAAAACATTATTTCAATCCGACACCACTCCTGATGTAATATTGCGCCGCACAATGCGGCCTATTCGATTCCGGCTAAATTTAGTGGAAAGTGAAAGAACGGGGAAAAAACCATGTCCCATGTGACAACCGCGACACTGATACAGATGAAGCAACAGCATGAAAAGATTGCTGTTTTAACCAGTTATGACGCCAGCTTCACCAGCCTGGTGGAGGATGCCGGGGTGGAGGTGATCCTGGTGGGCGATTCACTCGGGATGGTGGTCCAGGGACAGGAGAGCACGCTGCCGGTGGATGTGGATGACATCGTCTACCACACCCAGTGCGTGGCGCGCGGCCGTCGCAACGCCCTGTTGATTGCCGATATGCCGTTCATGAGTTACAGCTCCGCCGAACAGGCGCTGGGGACCGCCGGTCGACTGATGAAAGATGGCGGCGCTCATATGGTCAAGCTGGAGGGGGGCGCCACCCAGCTGGAGACCGTGGGTCAGCTCACCGCCAACGGAATTCCGGTCTGCGCCCACCTGGGCTTACTGCCCCAGTCGGTACATAAGCTGGGGGGCTATCGGGTGCAGGGCCGGGATGACGAATCGGCCCGCATTATGAAAGAGGATGCCCTGTCCCTGGAGGCGGCGGGCGCCCAGATGCTGGTGCTGGAGTGTGTGCCCAGCGGCCTGGCCCGGGAGATCAGTGAATCACTGGAGATCCCGGTAATTGGTATCGGCGCCGGACCGGATTGTGACGGGCAGGTGCTGGTTCTGTATGACATGCTGGGAATCACTCCGCGTCAGCCGCCCCGTTTTGTAAAGAATTTTATGCCGGGTGCCAACTCCATCGCCGAGGCCCTTGAGCACTATGTGAAGGCGGTCAAAGAGGGCAGCTTCCCGGATGCGGAGCACAGTTTTAAATGATTACTGTTGAAACTGTCGCTGACCTGCGCCATACCGTCGCCAAGTGGCATAGGGCGGGCGAGCGGGTGGTGCTGGTTCCTACCATGGGTAATCTGCATGAAGGTCATCTGGACCTGGTGCGGGAAGCGCGCGCCCTGGGGGACCGGGTAGTGGTCTCAATTTTTGTCAATCCGCTCCAGTTTGGTGCGGGCGAGGATTTTGCCTCTTACCCGCGCACGCTGTTTGACGATTCCGACAAACTGAGCGCGGTGGAGACAGACCTGCTGTTCACTCCCCAGGTGGAGGAGATGTATCCCCGGTCCCAGCAGGAGCAGACCCGGGTCGAAGTGCCGGGGCTGTCCGATCTCTACTGTGGCACTTCCCGCCCCGGTCACTTTGTGGGGGTGGCAACAGTCGTCTGCAAACTGTTCAATATGGTCCAGCCGGATCTGGCCCTGTTCGGTGAAAAGGATTATCAGCAACTGCTGGTGATTCGACGCATGGTGGAGGATCTCTCTCTGCCGGTGGAGATCCATGGACTCCCCACCGTACGCGAGGTGGACGGTTTGGCCCGCAGTTCCAGAAACGGTTATCTGAGCGAAGCTGAGCGCTCCATCGCTCCATCCCTCTACCGGCAGCTGCAACAGACAGCGGAAGCGATAAAGCAGGGTCAGCGTGACTATGCGGCACTTGAAAGTGCAGCGATGAGCCAGCTTGAGTCGGAAGGCTTCACACCAGATTACTACGCCATCTGTCGTGCCGCCGATCTGGCGCAGCCGGAACCCGAGGACCGGGAGCTGGTGATTCTGGCGGCAGCCTACCTGGGCAAGGCACGACTGATCGATAATATTCAGCTGAATCTGGAGTAACGGCTCGGTACAGGTCAGGATAGATCCCCACCACAGTAGCCGGGCGCCTGTCGCTTTAGACACTGTCAGCCCGGGCAGGTAGACTTGCCCGCAATTATCGCTACCCGGAATAGAAGGAGCCAGTAAATCATGTGGCGTCTGTTGTTACCGATCTTATTGCTGTTATCCGGACTCTCCCTGCCGATCCATAGCCAGGAGGCGGTCACAGGGGGGGAGACGCCCCCCGCCAAGGCGGAACCACCGGAGACGCTCATATCCCCCCGCGCCACCATGGAGACCTTTCTCCATGCCATGAATGACATCAAACGGGGCGATCCGGAGCGCATCGATGATGCGGTAACCGCACTGGACCTGACCGATGTCAGCCCGCTGGTACGCCGGGAACGGGGACGCGATCTGGCCTGGATGCTGCTGGAGGTGATGGACCGCACCCGGTTGATTGATACCCAGCGCATCCCGGCCAGAACAACCGGCAAACCCTACCTGTTTTCCAGTTATAAGAACGGCAACGTCCAGATTAGCCGCATGGAAGATGGGCGCTGGCTGTTCGATCGTGAGACTATCGGTCGGTTGCCGTCGATACTGGATGAACTCTCAACGACCAAGCGCATTAAAGGGGATGAGGGTACGGAATACCTGCCCTGGCATCTGCGCCTGAGACAACAGATACCGGAGCGCTTCAAGCAGAAATACTTCCTGCTGGAGAACTGGCAGTGGGTCGGAATCTTCATCATCATCCTGGTGGGGGTGGTGGCCGATAAACTGGTCTCCCTGGTGCTGCGCCTGCTGGTGCGTCGCTGGAAAAGCCGGATCGGCAGCAACGAGTTCCAGGACCTGTCCGACGAGATTCTAAGACCGTTCGGCATGATGGTGATGGCGGTTATCTGGTGGATCGGAATTAACCTGCTGGGACTGGACGAGGCATCCCTGCTGGTGCTGCTGGTGGCGGTCAAGTTTCTTGCCAGCATGTCTGGTGTCTGGGCCGCCTATCGGCTGGTGGATATCGTTTCGGTCTACCTGCTGCGGCGAGCCCTCTCCACAGAAAGCAAGCTGGATGACGCCCTGGTGCCGCTCATTCCACGCACCCTGAAAATATTCGTGACGGTTATCGGTTTTGTCTTTATCGCCGATAACGTCAACGTGGACATTTCCAGTCTGCTGGCCGGTCTTGGACTGGGCGGTCTGGCCTTCGCCTTGGCGGCGAAGGATATGGTGCAGAACCTGTTCGGATCCGTAACCGTACTGATGGACCGAACATTCACGGTGGGCGACTGGATTATTGTCGATAAGGTAGAGGGTTCGGTGGAACGGATCGGCTTCCGCAGTACCCGTATCCGTACTTTCTATAACTCGCTGGTTACCGTGCCAAACTCCAAGTTCATTACGGCTAATGTGGATAACATGGGCGAACGGCGCTACCGTCGGCTCTCCTGCAAGCTTTCCCTCACCTATGACACGCCGCCAGATCGGATCGAGGCCTTCTGCGAAGGGGTGCGGGAGCTGGTCCGACAGCACCCCTATATGCGCAAAGACTACTACCAGGTCTACCTCAATGAGTTCGCTGCCTCGTCGCTGGACGTGTTGCTGTATGTATTCTGGGAGACACCGGAATGGAATACCGAGCTGCGGGAGCGGCACCGCTTCCTGCTGGATATTCTGCGCCTGGCCAAGCGACTGGGGGTGGAGTTCGCCTTCCCGACCCAGACCCTGTACATGCGTTCGGAAGATATGCCTGAACATTCCGCCGAGACACTGGAGCAGCAGCAGGCCCAAGATCTGGGTCGCCAGGAGGCCCTGGCGGTGGTGAAGGAGTCCACCGGGCTCGGCGTGAAACCCCCGCCGGTAACATTCCCACCCGCCTGATGAATTCAACCGCGTTGTACAAGCTTCTGTTGGCAGCCTGTCTGCTCTGGGGAGAGACGGGCATGGCGGCCATCGATCCGGTACAGGCCGGTTATCGTGCCTACCAGCAGGAACAGTGGCGTGATGCCTATGAATACTGGGCGCCGGAGGCGGACCGGGGCAACGCCGCGGCGCAGTTTTATCTCAGCCGGCTGTTTCAGGATGGTCTGGGGGTGGAGCCCAGTCCGGTAACGGCACTGACGCTGCTGATCATGGCTGCCGAAGGCGGACACGGGGCGGCAGCCTACCGGTTGGGTAATCTGTACCACACCGGTGAGCTGATCGAAGGTGACCGGGAGCGGGCGCTCTACTGGTGGCGCCAGGCAGCGGAGCAGGGTGATGAGTCGGCCCAGTTACGGCTGGCAGCCCTTTACTATCTTGGCTGGATGGTGGAGCGGGATCTGCAGCAGGCCCGGGAGTGGTATGGACGTGCTGCCGGGAGCGGATCTCAACGTGCCGCGCTGATGCTGGATCGGCTGGCGACCATGAAATCCCCCCGTTTTGATAAATCGGTGGATCTGGTTCAGGTTGGGGAGAGTCGGGCGATTGCCCTGTTGCCAGAGCCGGCGAAGCGCGCTGCTGATGCCGGATCGAGCCGGGTAGCCGCGGTAGCATCGGGCCAAAGTCTGCGACTGCAGGGGGAGTCTGTCACCGCGGCCGATGCCGCACTGGCGGGAGCGGCAGCAACGCTGGGGGCCTCCATTGCCGATACGGCTGTTGTCGACGATCAGAATGATCTGAACTGGATCGTCGCCCAACCCGAAGAGAATTTTACCCTGCAACTTTTCAGCAGCGACAAGCGGGACAGCGCTGAGCGCTTGGCGCGGACGTTGAAGAGTCCCTGGCGTGTCACTATCCTGCCATTTGACCGGTTCGGCTACCGCTGGTTCGGCGTGCTGGCCGGCAGTTTCGACACCCTGGAGCAGGCGAAACAGGCCAAACAGCAGCTACTGGCCGATAACCCCATCGAAACCCCCTGGGTCAGACGCTTCCGCCACCTTCTGCCCGAGGAGTGATCTTGACACGGGCAGACGTCTCTGACGCTCTGGTTTAGGCCTGGTCCAGCCCGCCCATGCAGAGATATTTCATTTCAATGAACTCATCCAGGCCGTAACGGGACCCTTCACGCCCGATACCGGACTCCTTCACGCCGCCGAACGGTGCCACCGCGGTGGAGATAATGCCTTCATTAATGCCGACCATGCCGGTCTCCAGTGCCTCTGCCACCCGCCACACCCGGCCGATGTCCCGGGCATAGAAATAGGCGGCCAGACCGAATGGGGTGTCATTGGCCAGGTCGATCGCTTCCTGTTCCGTTTTGAATCGGAACAGGGGGGCAACCGGGCCGAAGGTCTCCTCGCAGGCAATCCGCATATCCGCTGTCACATCGGCCAGGATGGTTGGTTGATAGAAGGTGCCGCCCAGTTCATGCAGCTGTCCGCCGGTCATCAGTCGGGCGCCCTTGGCCACCGCATCGTCCACGTGCTGCTGCACTTTGTCCACGGCGGCCTGGTTGATCAGCGGGCCCTGCTGGGAATCACTGGTAAGGGCAGGGCCGACCTGCAGGGCGGCCACCGCTTTGGCGAGCTTCTCCGCGAACTCGTCATAGACCTTCTCCTGCACCAGGAAACGGTTAGTACAGACGCAGGTCTGGCCACTGTTGCGGTATTTGGAGGCCAGCGCACCGGCCACCGCAGCGTCGATATCCGCGTCATCAAACACCAGGAAGGGGGCATTGCCGCCCAGTTCAAGGGAGATTTTCTTCACCGTACTGGCGCACTGGCCCATGAGCAGCTTGCCGACAGCGGTGGAGCCGGTGAACGAGAGCTTGCGCACCAGGGGATTGCCGGTCAGCTCCCCACCCACCGTGACTGCGTCATCAGTCGGCAGCACGTTGAATACACCGGGGGGGATGCCGGCTTCGTCGGCCAGGGCCGCCAAGGCCAGGGCAGAGAGAGGTGTATCGGGTGCCGGTTTGATCACCACGGTACAACCGGCCGCCATGGCGGGGGCGCACTTGCGGGTGATCATGGCATTGGGAAAATTCCAGGGAGTGATGGCGGCCACCACGCCGATGGGTTGCTTGATCACGACGAAGCGTCTGTCGGGTGCCGGTGCGGGTATCACGTCACCGTACACCCGCTTCGCCTCCTCAGCGAACCACTCGATGAAGCTGGCGCCGTAAACGATTTCGCCACGACTCTCCGCCAACGGCTTGCCCTGTTCCAGGCTGAGCAGCTGGGCCAGCTCTTCCTGATTGGCCATGATCAGCTCATACCAGCGGCGCAACAGGTTACTGCGCTCCTGGGCGGTGTATTTGCGCCAACTGCGAAAGGCGATTTCCGCCTGTTCGATAGCCCGCCGTGTCTCGGCGGCGCCCAATGAGGGAACCTGGGTGATCTCGCTGTTGTCAGCCGGGTTGGTCACTGCAAAGGTTCGGCCGTTATCGGCGGATATCCACTCGCCGTTGATATAGGCCCGGTTTTTCAGAAGTGCGTTACTGTTCATCTGGTGTTGCCGCCCTGCGTCTGCTCATGCTTAGCTTATCCGAGAGTATTTCATGATGACGCCATTCCAGATGGCGATCAACAAGCGGATTGTGGGAAAAGCCTCCCTGTCAGTGTACGGGGGTGGTCGCCGGATTATCTATTGCGGATTGATAGCACTGCAGGTAGGCGGTCAGGGAGTCGCGAACCTGGAAGTTCTGTTCCATCCCCTGCACCGCCAGCTTTTCCCACCAGATCGGTGGTTTTGCGTACAGTTTACTGGCCCGCATGACCGCGTCGGTCAGTTCTCCGACCGTGGCATCCGCATAGAGAAAACCGTTGGCGGTTCCGTGCAGCAGGTTGGCGGGAGTGGCATCTGTTACCGCTTCGTCGATTGATGCGGTGGCGTGGGCAATGGGAACCGTCCCGTAGCCGAGGGCACATTGTGCCTGCTGTGCCGACGGGTAGTAGGGTGCGGGCAGTAACAGACAATCGCTGCCGGCGAGCATTCGGTGCCAGCCCCCTGAGTCGTCCAGGGTATGTACAC
Proteins encoded in this region:
- a CDS encoding FAD-dependent oxidoreductase gives rise to the protein MMLIVLVLLIASFFLFDLGQYFSLDYLKSQQSALETYRQAHPLQTAALMFLVYVLVTALSLPGAAVMTLAVGAIFGLFWGTVLVSFASTLGATLAFLISRFLLRDMVQTRFGDKLAAINKGIEKDGAFYLFGLRLVPLFPFFVINLAMGLTSLKTITFAWVSQVGMLLGTIVYVNAGTQLGKIDSLSGILSPGLILSFVLLGVFPLIARKILDGIQARQVLKPYRKPDRFDRNLVVIGAGSGGLVSAYIAAAVKARVTLIEKHRMGGDCLNTGCVPSKALIRSARFLEQTRRAKDYGFQSAEAAFDFAQVMERVQRVVKEVEPHDSVERYTGLGVDVIQGEAMIKSPYEVEVNGQTLTTRNIIVATGARPFVPPIPGLDQIPYLTSDDLWTLRDLPKRLLVLGGGPIGCELAQCFARFGSQVTIVEMAPRLMIREDEDVAELVTTRFRDEGIEILAGHTAKSFEVVDGEKHLKAEYQGSTVSIPFDQVLVAVGRAANTSGFGLEELGVRISERRTVEANEFLQTNFPNIYVCGDVTGPYQFTHTAAHQAWYAAVNALFGSFRRFKVDYSVIPFATFTDPEVGRVGLNEMEAKARGVAYEVTSYGLDDLDRAIADGEAYGFVKVLTVPGKDKILGATIVGEHAGDLIAEFVTAMRHGLGLNKILGTIHIYPTWSEANKFAAGNWKRAHAPEKLLQWVERYHAWRRGG
- the pcnB gene encoding polynucleotide adenylyltransferase PcnB, encoding MATPHIIPRPEHNISRANISEHATKVLYRLKAAGYQSYLVGGGVRDLLLGREPKDFDVATDATPEQVKEVFRNCRLIGRRFRLAHVHFGREIIEVATFRSMQDASEPGDRETENGMLVRDNIYGTIEEDALRRDFTINALYYNIEDFSVVDYAGGIEDLRSGVLRLLGDPVTRYREDPVRMLRAVRFAAKLGFMINPACEKPLFEMGGLLQSVPAARLFEEVLKLFMAGVALHSFEKLRHYGLFAELFPETERCLSHEDHEFPITFVTRGMQNTDARIREGKPVTPAFLFAVLLWEPVRQLFERLRAAGESPLSAMQQAGSDVLMDQLQRVSIPKRFSIPMREIWNLQHRFEQRAGKRPYRLMTHPRFRAAYDFLLLRAEAGEVDQELADWWTEFQERDEEQRNQMVRQANSSSDKPRKRRRRRKRPAKPADQG
- the folK gene encoding 2-amino-4-hydroxy-6-hydroxymethyldihydropteridine diphosphokinase, which encodes MQTAGDETVITVYIGLGSNLAEPAMQVRRACEALGQLPESRLLACSSLYSSPPMGPPDQPDYINAVAALETTLSPHDLLAELQAIEQAQGRVRERRWGARTLDLDLLLYGDRQIDDQQLTVPHVGLPERAFVLYPLQEIAPTLVIPGQGPLADLVTRCPENGLQRYE
- a CDS encoding deoxynucleoside kinase; the encoded protein is MSEFDPTPPGYIVVEGPVGVGKTSLVKRLAQSFSAHSLLEEAEQNPFLERFYRDGRQAAFPTQLFFLFQRSRQLAELRQKDLFQRTLVADYMLEKDRLFAKINLDEHELDLYEQVYQRLSMEAPVPDLVVYLQAPVDVLLGRIQKRGRYQERTIEADYLQRLSSAYTDFFYHYEKSPLLIVNASEINPIDRESDYQLLLERICEVENGKHYFNPTPLLM
- the panB gene encoding 3-methyl-2-oxobutanoate hydroxymethyltransferase, whose amino-acid sequence is MSHVTTATLIQMKQQHEKIAVLTSYDASFTSLVEDAGVEVILVGDSLGMVVQGQESTLPVDVDDIVYHTQCVARGRRNALLIADMPFMSYSSAEQALGTAGRLMKDGGAHMVKLEGGATQLETVGQLTANGIPVCAHLGLLPQSVHKLGGYRVQGRDDESARIMKEDALSLEAAGAQMLVLECVPSGLAREISESLEIPVIGIGAGPDCDGQVLVLYDMLGITPRQPPRFVKNFMPGANSIAEALEHYVKAVKEGSFPDAEHSFK
- the panC gene encoding pantoate--beta-alanine ligase — encoded protein: MITVETVADLRHTVAKWHRAGERVVLVPTMGNLHEGHLDLVREARALGDRVVVSIFVNPLQFGAGEDFASYPRTLFDDSDKLSAVETDLLFTPQVEEMYPRSQQEQTRVEVPGLSDLYCGTSRPGHFVGVATVVCKLFNMVQPDLALFGEKDYQQLLVIRRMVEDLSLPVEIHGLPTVREVDGLARSSRNGYLSEAERSIAPSLYRQLQQTAEAIKQGQRDYAALESAAMSQLESEGFTPDYYAICRAADLAQPEPEDRELVILAAAYLGKARLIDNIQLNLE
- a CDS encoding mechanosensitive ion channel family protein, which encodes MWRLLLPILLLLSGLSLPIHSQEAVTGGETPPAKAEPPETLISPRATMETFLHAMNDIKRGDPERIDDAVTALDLTDVSPLVRRERGRDLAWMLLEVMDRTRLIDTQRIPARTTGKPYLFSSYKNGNVQISRMEDGRWLFDRETIGRLPSILDELSTTKRIKGDEGTEYLPWHLRLRQQIPERFKQKYFLLENWQWVGIFIIILVGVVADKLVSLVLRLLVRRWKSRIGSNEFQDLSDEILRPFGMMVMAVIWWIGINLLGLDEASLLVLLVAVKFLASMSGVWAAYRLVDIVSVYLLRRALSTESKLDDALVPLIPRTLKIFVTVIGFVFIADNVNVDISSLLAGLGLGGLAFALAAKDMVQNLFGSVTVLMDRTFTVGDWIIVDKVEGSVERIGFRSTRIRTFYNSLVTVPNSKFITANVDNMGERRYRRLSCKLSLTYDTPPDRIEAFCEGVRELVRQHPYMRKDYYQVYLNEFAASSLDVLLYVFWETPEWNTELRERHRFLLDILRLAKRLGVEFAFPTQTLYMRSEDMPEHSAETLEQQQAQDLGRQEALAVVKESTGLGVKPPPVTFPPA
- a CDS encoding SPOR domain-containing protein: MYKLLLAACLLWGETGMAAIDPVQAGYRAYQQEQWRDAYEYWAPEADRGNAAAQFYLSRLFQDGLGVEPSPVTALTLLIMAAEGGHGAAAYRLGNLYHTGELIEGDRERALYWWRQAAEQGDESAQLRLAALYYLGWMVERDLQQAREWYGRAAGSGSQRAALMLDRLATMKSPRFDKSVDLVQVGESRAIALLPEPAKRAADAGSSRVAAVASGQSLRLQGESVTAADAALAGAAATLGASIADTAVVDDQNDLNWIVAQPEENFTLQLFSSDKRDSAERLARTLKSPWRVTILPFDRFGYRWFGVLAGSFDTLEQAKQAKQQLLADNPIETPWVRRFRHLLPEE
- a CDS encoding NAD-dependent succinate-semialdehyde dehydrogenase, giving the protein MNSNALLKNRAYINGEWISADNGRTFAVTNPADNSEITQVPSLGAAETRRAIEQAEIAFRSWRKYTAQERSNLLRRWYELIMANQEELAQLLSLEQGKPLAESRGEIVYGASFIEWFAEEAKRVYGDVIPAPAPDRRFVVIKQPIGVVAAITPWNFPNAMITRKCAPAMAAGCTVVIKPAPDTPLSALALAALADEAGIPPGVFNVLPTDDAVTVGGELTGNPLVRKLSFTGSTAVGKLLMGQCASTVKKISLELGGNAPFLVFDDADIDAAVAGALASKYRNSGQTCVCTNRFLVQEKVYDEFAEKLAKAVAALQVGPALTSDSQQGPLINQAAVDKVQQHVDDAVAKGARLMTGGQLHELGGTFYQPTILADVTADMRIACEETFGPVAPLFRFKTEQEAIDLANDTPFGLAAYFYARDIGRVWRVAEALETGMVGINEGIISTAVAPFGGVKESGIGREGSRYGLDEFIEMKYLCMGGLDQA